The Miltoncostaea oceani genome includes a region encoding these proteins:
- a CDS encoding XamI family restriction endonuclease: MSAVFTPPPRWSGETLGREVAAAVESFRQEREQEPLEQYLRHLDECLGTFEELVELTVDLVELRARAVEVVTMPEMLEALRFVAGPPISVDDLRVIARTTLAPTRLRADPEAAARIVDSVCLGLDGRRFPWVAEGREPSEAERGAAVLASAVLMATERTRTVRRNEARTGQEGAVAAALVAAGFRMVPPPRAIRTLEDAPGPGEFCVEVDFGGRKADLVVGLWDRRRMPVECKVSNSMTNSYKRVNNDAAVKAVGWLKAFGEDQVVPAAVLSGVFKASNLESAQARGLTLFWAHRLDDLVEWVGRTRP, translated from the coding sequence GTGAGCGCCGTCTTCACCCCCCCGCCGCGGTGGAGCGGCGAGACCCTCGGGCGGGAGGTCGCCGCGGCCGTCGAGAGCTTCCGCCAGGAGCGCGAGCAGGAGCCGCTCGAGCAGTACCTGCGCCACCTCGACGAGTGCCTCGGCACGTTCGAGGAGCTGGTCGAGCTGACGGTCGACCTCGTCGAGCTCCGCGCACGCGCCGTCGAGGTGGTCACGATGCCCGAGATGCTGGAGGCGCTGCGGTTCGTCGCGGGGCCGCCGATCTCGGTCGACGACCTGCGGGTGATCGCCCGGACGACGCTCGCGCCCACCCGGCTGCGGGCCGACCCGGAGGCGGCGGCCCGCATCGTCGACAGCGTGTGCCTCGGCCTCGACGGGCGGCGTTTCCCCTGGGTCGCGGAGGGGCGCGAGCCGAGCGAGGCGGAGCGGGGCGCGGCGGTGCTGGCGTCGGCGGTGCTGATGGCGACGGAGCGGACCCGCACCGTCCGCCGCAACGAGGCGCGGACCGGCCAGGAGGGCGCCGTGGCCGCCGCGCTCGTCGCCGCCGGGTTCCGGATGGTCCCGCCCCCGCGCGCGATCCGCACCCTGGAGGACGCCCCGGGGCCCGGGGAGTTCTGCGTCGAGGTCGACTTCGGCGGCCGCAAGGCCGACCTCGTCGTCGGCCTCTGGGACCGGCGCCGCATGCCGGTCGAGTGCAAGGTCTCGAACTCGATGACCAACTCGTACAAGCGGGTCAACAACGACGCCGCGGTGAAGGCGGTCGGCTGGCTGAAGGCGTTCGGGGAGGATCAGGTCGTGCCCGCTGCCGTCCTGTCCGGGGTCTTCAAGGCGTCGAACCTGGAGTCGGCGCAGGCGCGCGGCCTCACCCTCTTCTGGGCCCACCGCCTCGACGACCTCGTGGAGTGGGTGGGCCGCACGCGCCCGTGA
- a CDS encoding class I SAM-dependent methyltransferase yields the protein MAAPDDALTTEDALLAAALGLGAADVPGWSPEEDDLVRASTAAAAGRDVLAGLRAAVGEGRDPLGEAFCRLRDPGRRRPEGATYTPPAIVSAMTAWAAGLPAPARVVDPGAGSGRFTVAAGRRFPHARLLAVERDPLAAVVCRAHVAAAGLAGRARVVVGDYRTADLGREDGRTLWLGNPPYVRHHQIPAGWKEWLTLTAHAHGLEASQLAGLHVHFFLATAARARPGDAGAFITSSEWLDTNYGRLVRELLLGPLGGEAIHVLEPTATPFEDAAVTGAITCFAPGRPEGAVRMRRVAEVAELGELAGGREVPAARLREARRWTPLTRAPRAVPPGWVVLGDLCRVHRGAVTGRNSTWVVRPGETDLPERVLFPAVTRAKEIFDTGAALTAGDHLRLVVDLPVDLGAFEGDELRRIERFLRAARRDGAHDGYIARARRAWWSVGLRAPAPILATYMARRPPAFTRNTIGARHINIAHGLYPRTELPEPVLERLVAGLRHGVSVEDGRTYAGGLTKFEPREMERLTVPDPFREDPPEW from the coding sequence ATCGCCGCCCCCGACGACGCGCTGACCACCGAGGACGCCCTCCTCGCGGCGGCGCTCGGACTCGGCGCCGCCGACGTCCCCGGGTGGTCACCGGAGGAGGACGACCTGGTGCGCGCGAGCACCGCGGCCGCCGCCGGACGCGACGTGCTGGCGGGGCTGCGGGCCGCGGTCGGCGAGGGGCGCGACCCCCTGGGCGAGGCGTTCTGCCGCCTGCGCGACCCGGGCCGCCGCCGGCCGGAGGGCGCCACGTACACGCCCCCGGCGATCGTCTCCGCGATGACGGCGTGGGCGGCGGGCCTCCCCGCGCCCGCCCGGGTCGTCGACCCGGGGGCCGGGTCGGGCCGGTTCACCGTCGCCGCGGGGCGGCGCTTCCCGCACGCCCGGCTGCTCGCGGTCGAGCGCGACCCGCTCGCGGCCGTCGTGTGCCGCGCCCACGTCGCCGCCGCCGGCCTCGCCGGACGCGCACGCGTGGTCGTCGGCGACTACCGCACCGCCGACCTCGGCCGCGAGGACGGGCGCACGCTGTGGCTCGGCAACCCGCCGTACGTGCGCCACCACCAGATCCCGGCGGGGTGGAAGGAGTGGCTCACCCTCACGGCGCACGCGCACGGCCTGGAGGCCAGCCAGCTCGCCGGGCTCCACGTGCACTTCTTCCTCGCGACCGCGGCCCGGGCGCGCCCGGGGGACGCCGGCGCGTTCATCACGTCGTCCGAGTGGCTCGACACGAACTACGGGCGGCTGGTCCGCGAACTGCTGCTCGGCCCCCTCGGCGGCGAGGCGATCCACGTGCTCGAACCGACCGCCACGCCCTTCGAGGACGCCGCGGTGACCGGCGCGATCACCTGCTTCGCGCCGGGACGCCCGGAGGGCGCGGTGCGCATGCGCCGGGTGGCGGAGGTCGCCGAGCTCGGGGAGCTCGCCGGCGGGCGCGAGGTGCCCGCCGCCCGCCTGCGCGAGGCCCGGCGGTGGACCCCGCTGACGCGCGCGCCGCGCGCCGTCCCGCCCGGGTGGGTCGTGCTGGGCGACCTCTGCCGGGTGCACCGCGGAGCCGTGACGGGCCGCAACTCCACCTGGGTCGTGCGCCCCGGCGAGACCGACCTGCCCGAGCGCGTCCTGTTCCCGGCGGTCACCCGGGCGAAGGAGATCTTCGACACCGGCGCCGCCCTCACCGCCGGCGACCACCTGCGGCTCGTCGTCGACCTGCCGGTCGACCTCGGGGCCTTCGAGGGCGACGAGCTGCGGCGCATCGAGCGCTTCCTGCGGGCGGCCCGCCGCGACGGCGCCCACGACGGCTACATCGCCCGTGCCCGCCGCGCCTGGTGGTCCGTGGGACTGCGGGCGCCGGCGCCGATCCTCGCGACCTACATGGCGCGCCGCCCCCCGGCGTTCACGCGCAACACGATCGGCGCGCGGCACATCAACATCGCCCACGGCCTCTACCCGCGCACCGAGCTGCCGGAGCCGGTCCTGGAGCGCCTCGTCGCCGGGCTCCGGCACGGCGTCAGCGTGGAGGACGGCCGCACCTACGCCGGGGGGCTCACCAAGTTCGAGCCGCGGGAGATGGAGCGCCTGACGGTGCCCGACCCGTTCCGGGAGGACCCGCCCGAGTGGTGA
- a CDS encoding TetR/AcrR family transcriptional regulator, whose translation MSIAVAPDPAETPRRTRMSGEDRRVALLAAARTEFARHGFHGAGTAAIARAADCSEAILYRHFRSKRELLAEVLRAEIGGRLADARALAPPPGVTPGPGALPETLDARLADGEIGVTARLILLAISMSDDPEVGEAVRGAFLAVRAPLRGAVEAMQAAGAVRGDLDPEAVTWIWHGLFLAAAVRQAMAGDAAALGAVDAARVLAGLLEPPAS comes from the coding sequence ATGTCAATCGCCGTGGCCCCCGACCCCGCCGAGACCCCACGCCGGACCCGCATGAGCGGCGAGGACCGCCGGGTCGCGCTGCTCGCCGCGGCGCGCACAGAGTTCGCCCGCCACGGCTTCCACGGCGCCGGGACCGCCGCCATCGCGCGCGCCGCGGACTGCTCCGAGGCGATCCTCTACCGCCACTTCCGCTCCAAGCGGGAGCTGCTGGCGGAGGTGCTGCGCGCGGAGATCGGCGGCCGCCTCGCCGACGCGCGCGCCCTCGCCCCCCCGCCCGGCGTCACCCCCGGGCCGGGGGCGCTCCCCGAGACGCTCGACGCCCGGCTCGCCGACGGGGAGATCGGCGTCACCGCCCGCCTGATCCTGCTCGCGATCTCGATGTCCGACGACCCCGAGGTGGGGGAGGCCGTGCGGGGGGCGTTCCTCGCGGTGCGCGCGCCCCTGCGGGGCGCGGTCGAGGCGATGCAGGCCGCGGGCGCGGTGCGCGGCGACCTCGATCCCGAGGCGGTCACCTGGATCTGGCACGGCCTGTTCCTCGCGGCGGCCGTGCGGCAGGCGATGGCGGGCGACGCCGCCGCCCTCGGGGCCGTGGACGCCGCGCGGGTGCTCGCCGGGCTCCTGGAGCCGCCCGCGTCCTGA
- a CDS encoding GlsB/YeaQ/YmgE family stress response membrane protein: MGIIAFIILGLIAGVIAKAIMPGADPGGFIVTTLIGIAGAVIGGFLAGAIFDADPLDEFFDISTWLTAIVGAIILLFVYRLVTGNRSGVGRTT, from the coding sequence ATGGGCATCATCGCCTTCATCATCCTCGGCCTCATCGCGGGCGTCATCGCGAAGGCCATCATGCCGGGCGCCGACCCGGGTGGCTTCATCGTCACCACGCTCATCGGCATCGCCGGCGCGGTCATCGGCGGCTTCCTCGCCGGCGCGATCTTCGACGCCGACCCGCTCGACGAGTTCTTCGACATCTCGACGTGGCTGACGGCCATCGTCGGCGCGATCATCCTCCTGTTCGTCTACCGCCTCGTCACGGGCAACCGGAGTGGCGTGGGGCGGACCACGTGA
- a CDS encoding methylenetetrahydrofolate reductase — translation MTPISRLLAAGRTRSLEFFPPKTPEGEENLRSALAELAGLSPSFASVTYGALGSTRDTTRDLVIGMNRDLPFPTMAHLTCVGHSRAEIAALLDQYADGGVANILALGGDPPADGAVTGDFAYAAELLDVVREHRGDFCIGVAAHPETHPRSRNRAEDRRHLAAKLSRADFAVTQFFFRVEDYERLRDELAALGCDRPVVPGVMPFTSADGLRRMAGMNRTTIPRDLSDRLDRVAGDPAAVRALGVEVAVDLGRRLEAVGAPGLHLYTLNRAASVQEVWSGLDA, via the coding sequence GTGACGCCGATCTCCCGTCTGCTGGCCGCCGGCCGGACGCGCTCGCTGGAGTTCTTCCCGCCGAAGACGCCGGAGGGCGAGGAGAACCTGCGCTCCGCCCTCGCCGAGCTCGCCGGCCTGTCGCCCTCGTTCGCGTCCGTCACCTACGGCGCGCTCGGCAGCACGCGCGACACGACACGCGACCTCGTGATCGGGATGAACCGGGACCTGCCGTTCCCGACGATGGCCCACCTCACCTGCGTCGGCCACTCGCGCGCCGAGATCGCCGCGCTGCTCGACCAGTACGCCGACGGCGGCGTCGCCAACATCCTCGCGCTCGGCGGCGACCCGCCCGCCGACGGCGCCGTCACCGGCGACTTCGCGTACGCCGCGGAGCTGCTCGACGTGGTCCGGGAGCACCGCGGGGACTTCTGCATCGGGGTCGCCGCGCACCCCGAGACGCACCCGCGCTCCCGGAACCGCGCCGAGGACCGCCGCCACCTCGCCGCCAAGCTGTCGCGCGCCGACTTCGCCGTCACCCAGTTCTTCTTCCGCGTCGAGGACTACGAGCGGCTCCGCGACGAGCTCGCCGCCCTCGGTTGCGACCGGCCGGTGGTCCCCGGGGTCATGCCGTTCACCAGCGCCGACGGCCTGCGCCGCATGGCGGGCATGAACCGCACGACGATCCCGCGGGACCTGTCCGACCGCCTCGACCGGGTCGCCGGCGACCCCGCCGCGGTGCGCGCCCTGGGGGTCGAGGTCGCCGTCGACCTCGGGCGCCGCCTCGAGGCCGTGGGCGCCCCGGGGCTGCACCTCTACACCCTCAACCGCGCGGCGTCGGTGCAGGAGGTCTGGAGCGGACTGGACGCCTGA
- a CDS encoding HD domain-containing phosphohydrolase: MRSLVDLVHAGTAGAPAGYGKRSLIALSHAMEDRGIAAGGPPPLVFGGFQRARFFAHDRGRYLRIGARSALTVAVGGGLASGTDGPLSVLGVGPDDPFWHDWVLVVYGGGDSAAVLVARDHRQDEVEERPTRDRRCDAVWSYDPRLTHAAARWVATYLEDHDAGLARRWSAALDALPPPAPGPDRALTALGGHLITEMQREIGREQRAGRRLEESYEATIAALASAAEARDPLTDEHLARVARRAVAVGRALGMDAASLEALRQGARLHDVGKIGIPDAVLGKPGRLTDDEMAQMRRHSAIGASIVARVPALAAALPVVRHHHERWDGAGYPDGLAGERIPLGARVVAVVDAYDAMTADRPYRDGMDPDEALRRIVADRGAQFCPTCVDAFLSVVMLEEMERPAPRPVAV; encoded by the coding sequence ATGCGCTCACTCGTCGACCTCGTCCACGCCGGCACCGCCGGGGCCCCCGCCGGATACGGCAAGCGGAGCCTCATCGCCCTCTCCCACGCCATGGAGGACCGCGGCATCGCGGCGGGCGGCCCGCCCCCGCTGGTGTTCGGCGGATTCCAGCGCGCGCGGTTCTTCGCGCACGACCGGGGGCGCTACCTGCGCATCGGCGCGCGGAGCGCACTCACCGTCGCCGTCGGCGGCGGCCTCGCGAGCGGGACCGACGGCCCCCTGTCGGTGCTCGGCGTCGGCCCGGACGACCCGTTCTGGCACGACTGGGTGCTCGTCGTCTACGGCGGCGGGGACAGCGCGGCGGTGCTCGTCGCCCGCGACCACCGGCAGGACGAGGTCGAGGAGCGGCCGACGCGCGACCGCCGCTGCGACGCCGTCTGGTCGTACGACCCCCGCCTCACGCACGCCGCGGCCCGCTGGGTCGCGACCTACCTGGAGGACCACGACGCCGGCCTCGCGCGCCGCTGGTCCGCCGCCCTCGACGCCCTGCCGCCGCCCGCCCCGGGCCCCGACCGTGCGCTCACGGCGCTCGGCGGTCACCTGATCACCGAGATGCAGCGCGAGATCGGGCGCGAGCAGCGCGCCGGCCGGCGCCTCGAGGAGTCCTACGAGGCGACGATCGCGGCGCTCGCGAGCGCCGCCGAGGCCCGCGACCCCCTCACCGACGAGCACCTCGCCCGCGTCGCGCGCCGTGCCGTCGCCGTGGGACGCGCCCTCGGCATGGACGCCGCGTCGCTCGAGGCCCTGCGCCAGGGGGCCCGCCTCCACGACGTCGGCAAGATCGGCATCCCCGACGCCGTGCTCGGCAAGCCCGGCCGCCTCACCGACGACGAGATGGCGCAGATGCGCCGCCACTCCGCCATCGGGGCCTCGATCGTCGCCCGCGTCCCCGCCCTCGCCGCCGCCCTCCCGGTCGTGCGCCACCACCACGAGCGGTGGGACGGCGCCGGCTACCCCGACGGCCTCGCCGGTGAGCGCATCCCCCTCGGCGCGCGCGTCGTCGCGGTGGTCGACGCCTACGACGCGATGACCGCCGACCGCCCGTACCGCGACGGCATGGACCCCGACGAGGCGCTCCGCCGGATCGTCGCCGACCGCGGGGCCCAGTTCTGCCCCACCTGCGTCGACGCGTTCCTCAGCGTCGTGATGCTCGAGGAGATGGAGCGCCCCGCGCCCCGTCCGGTGGCCGTCTGA
- a CDS encoding universal stress protein — protein sequence MDAPYRHIACCIDDSPASERALAEARRLRALGQGRLSLVHVVQFPLPYAVGFGAPQPDPTDLIDGARRWLDGIARDVDEGEPVLLEGQPASEVCAWAAGNAVDLLICAAHHGLAHRLALGSFAHNLVGNAPCPVLVLRPPPAP from the coding sequence ATGGACGCCCCCTACCGCCACATCGCCTGCTGCATCGACGACTCCCCGGCGTCGGAGCGGGCGCTCGCCGAGGCGCGCCGCCTGCGCGCCCTGGGCCAGGGGCGGCTGAGCCTCGTGCACGTCGTGCAGTTCCCGCTCCCCTACGCCGTCGGGTTCGGTGCCCCCCAGCCCGACCCGACCGACCTCATCGACGGGGCGCGGCGCTGGCTCGACGGCATCGCCCGCGACGTGGACGAGGGCGAGCCCGTCCTGCTCGAGGGGCAGCCGGCCTCGGAGGTGTGCGCGTGGGCGGCGGGCAACGCGGTGGACCTGCTGATCTGCGCGGCGCACCACGGCCTCGCGCACCGCCTGGCGCTCGGCAGCTTCGCCCACAACCTCGTCGGCAACGCCCCCTGCCCCGTGCTGGTGCTCCGGCCCCCGCCGGCCCCCTAG
- the ypfJ gene encoding KPN_02809 family neutral zinc metallopeptidase has product MKWRRGQGGGGVEDLRGSGSGSRIPIGGKVGGGLGGLGIVGVIIAILVSVLGGGGGGGFSLDPGGLDAFPQAPTATGPGLDSSAPDPEADLVQFVSFVVGDIQDSWADAFANADPPRQYELTAVRLFRGGVDTGCGPATSATGPFYCPADQRIYLDLAFFRELSDRFGAPGDFAQAYVIAHEFGYHVQNLLGTLPEVNRLQQERPDQANELSVRLELQADCYAGIWARTAYEDSLLEEGDLEEGLAAAAAVGDDRLQTQATGTYDRETFTHGSSEQRQRWFLVGFQDGRVDACNTFSPETV; this is encoded by the coding sequence ATGAAGTGGCGCAGGGGTCAGGGTGGCGGCGGGGTCGAGGACCTCCGCGGATCGGGATCCGGCAGCCGCATCCCCATCGGCGGCAAGGTCGGCGGCGGCCTCGGCGGCCTCGGCATCGTCGGCGTGATCATCGCCATCCTCGTCTCCGTGCTGGGCGGCGGCGGGGGCGGTGGCTTCTCGCTCGACCCGGGCGGCCTCGACGCGTTCCCGCAGGCGCCCACGGCGACCGGGCCCGGCCTCGACTCCTCGGCCCCGGACCCCGAGGCCGACCTCGTCCAGTTCGTCTCGTTCGTCGTCGGCGACATCCAGGACTCCTGGGCCGACGCGTTCGCCAACGCCGACCCACCGCGCCAGTACGAGCTGACCGCCGTCCGCCTCTTCCGGGGCGGCGTCGACACCGGCTGCGGCCCGGCGACGTCGGCGACGGGGCCCTTCTACTGCCCCGCCGACCAACGCATCTACCTCGACCTCGCGTTCTTCCGCGAGCTCAGCGACCGCTTCGGCGCGCCCGGCGACTTCGCCCAGGCCTACGTCATCGCCCACGAGTTCGGCTACCACGTCCAGAACCTGCTCGGGACGCTCCCCGAGGTGAACCGCCTCCAGCAGGAGCGGCCCGACCAGGCGAACGAGCTGTCCGTGCGGCTGGAGCTGCAGGCCGACTGCTACGCCGGCATCTGGGCCCGCACCGCCTACGAGGACTCGCTGCTGGAGGAGGGCGACCTGGAGGAGGGCCTCGCCGCGGCCGCCGCCGTCGGCGACGACCGCCTGCAGACCCAGGCGACCGGCACCTACGACCGGGAGACGTTCACCCACGGCAGCTCGGAGCAGCGCCAGCGGTGGTTCCTCGTCGGCTTCCAGGACGGCCGCGTCGACGCCTGCAACACCTTCTCCCCCGAGACGGTCTAG